A genome region from Arthrobacter sp. V1I9 includes the following:
- a CDS encoding ABC transporter substrate-binding protein yields MKIKAMKWLTTAPVALALAVSLAACGGGSGSSEPSGTPSDALAGSDQQTLDKYTTADVTPLDKIDKSKLGLITEGTLRVGTLSDAPPNIFIDPSGKFTGYDNELLRAMGEKLGLKVEFASTKFQALLSQVKNKQFDVGSSSISTTDARRETVAFTNGYDFGYMALVTKEDAKAQTFDDLTSGLRVGVVSGSVQEDYVKNTLNLEPVAFPDYNTVFASLKSGQVDAWVSPSQQATGQVKPGDGTKIAEKKLNTQNFTAYAVAKDNPALLEALNSALDAIVADGTWTKQTAKWYTDRKTAAEQTPEGWKPGSKAVKVPAN; encoded by the coding sequence ATGAAAATCAAAGCGATGAAGTGGCTGACTACCGCGCCCGTGGCACTAGCCCTCGCGGTTTCCCTTGCAGCATGCGGCGGCGGCTCGGGATCTTCCGAGCCCAGCGGAACGCCCTCGGACGCCCTCGCCGGCAGTGACCAGCAGACGCTGGACAAATACACCACCGCCGACGTCACCCCGCTGGACAAGATCGACAAGTCCAAGCTGGGCCTTATCACCGAGGGGACCCTCCGCGTCGGCACGCTGTCTGACGCTCCGCCGAACATCTTCATTGACCCGTCGGGCAAGTTCACCGGATACGACAACGAACTCCTGCGCGCCATGGGCGAAAAGCTTGGGCTCAAGGTGGAGTTCGCCTCCACGAAGTTCCAGGCGCTCCTCAGCCAGGTCAAGAACAAGCAGTTCGACGTCGGATCCTCCTCGATTTCCACCACGGACGCCCGCCGTGAAACTGTTGCATTCACCAACGGTTACGACTTCGGTTACATGGCCCTGGTGACCAAAGAAGACGCCAAGGCCCAGACGTTCGACGATCTGACCAGCGGCCTGCGCGTCGGCGTCGTCAGCGGCAGCGTGCAGGAAGACTACGTCAAGAACACACTGAACCTTGAGCCGGTTGCCTTCCCTGACTACAACACTGTCTTTGCAAGCCTGAAGAGTGGCCAGGTGGATGCCTGGGTGTCGCCGTCGCAGCAGGCAACCGGCCAGGTCAAGCCTGGTGACGGCACGAAGATCGCCGAGAAGAAGCTCAACACGCAGAACTTTACTGCCTACGCGGTTGCCAAGGACAACCCGGCACTCCTCGAAGCGCTGAACTCTGCCCTGGACGCCATAGTTGCCGATGGCACCTGGACCAAGCAGACCGCCAAGTGGTACACGGACCGCAAAACCGCTGCTGAGCAGACCCCCGAGGGCTGGAAGCCGGGCAGCAAGGCCGTCAAAGTCCCTGCGAACTAG
- the hemC gene encoding hydroxymethylbilane synthase, with protein MTVRIGTRASKLALTQTQQTADQLAAVGGFPVELVHIRTDGDVLTGSLSQMGGTGVFVAALRDALLRNECDVAVHSLKDLPTGAAVGLSLAATPKRVDVRDVLCARDGLKLADLPSGATVGTGSPRRAAQLRAARPDLEIVDIRGNVDTRLGRVPGLPGNATDQMVAGKSCDLDAVVLAAAGLERIGRLDAVSEFLETDVMLPAAGQGSLAIECRTADAPPRPGSSEGSREVLAQALVALDDPDTRLAVTAERALLARLEAGCAAPVGAYAFRKGSMLHLEAVVCAVDGTASVRDKRATDGLTEVGATLLGIELAEVLLAAGAADIADLQAS; from the coding sequence CATCGGAACCCGCGCCAGCAAGCTGGCGCTGACCCAGACGCAGCAAACCGCTGACCAGCTCGCCGCGGTAGGAGGCTTCCCTGTAGAGCTCGTTCACATCCGGACCGACGGCGACGTCCTCACCGGTTCGTTGTCCCAGATGGGCGGCACGGGCGTTTTCGTCGCCGCCCTGCGCGACGCGCTGCTGCGCAACGAATGCGATGTGGCGGTCCACTCGCTCAAGGACCTGCCAACCGGCGCCGCAGTCGGGCTCAGCCTCGCGGCTACACCGAAGCGGGTGGACGTCCGCGATGTCCTCTGCGCCCGTGACGGGCTCAAGCTTGCCGACCTTCCTTCCGGTGCCACCGTAGGAACCGGCTCGCCACGCCGTGCAGCCCAACTCCGCGCCGCCAGGCCCGATCTTGAGATCGTGGATATCCGTGGCAACGTGGACACCCGCCTGGGCCGGGTGCCCGGCCTTCCGGGCAACGCCACCGATCAGATGGTTGCGGGGAAATCCTGCGACCTCGATGCCGTGGTTCTCGCTGCAGCGGGCCTTGAGCGCATTGGCAGGCTGGATGCCGTCAGTGAGTTCCTCGAGACGGACGTTATGCTTCCCGCCGCCGGCCAGGGGTCGCTCGCTATTGAATGCCGCACAGCCGACGCTCCACCCCGGCCCGGTTCCAGCGAGGGATCCCGGGAAGTGCTGGCGCAGGCACTCGTCGCACTGGACGATCCGGATACCCGGCTTGCGGTCACCGCTGAACGTGCCCTGCTGGCCCGGCTCGAAGCCGGCTGCGCAGCACCGGTGGGCGCGTACGCCTTCCGCAAGGGCAGCATGCTCCACCTGGAGGCCGTGGTCTGTGCCGTGGACGGCACCGCATCGGTCCGGGACAAGCGGGCAACCGACGGGCTGACGGAGGTAGGGGCCACCCTGCTGGGCATCGAACTCGCCGAGGTCCTCCTCGCCGCAGGTGCCGCCGATATCGCAGACCTGCAGGCTTCCTGA
- the hemB gene encoding porphobilinogen synthase — MTFPSQRPRRLRTSPAMRRLTAETRLAPAELILPAFIREGLSEPNPITSMPGVVQHTTDTLKRAAAEAVELGLGGIMLFGIPETRDAEGTASLDPEGVLNKAIRDVRAEVGDDLVIMSDVCLDEFTDHGHCGVLDAEGYVDNDRTVEIYARMAVAQADAGAHMLGASGMMDGQVGAIRAALDQAGHTNTSVIAYAAKYASAFYGPFREAVDSQLKGDRRTYQMDAGNRTEALHEVELDLAEGADVVMVKPAMSYLDIVADVAAMSPVPVSAYQISGEYAMIEAAAANGWIDRRAAITESVLGIRRAGAHMVLTYWAAELAGWLRES; from the coding sequence ATGACTTTTCCAAGCCAACGCCCCCGCCGCCTGCGCACCAGCCCGGCCATGCGCCGGCTGACCGCTGAAACCCGGCTGGCGCCGGCCGAGCTGATCCTTCCGGCCTTCATCCGGGAAGGCCTCAGCGAGCCGAACCCCATCACGTCGATGCCCGGAGTTGTCCAGCACACCACGGACACGCTCAAACGGGCCGCGGCGGAAGCGGTTGAACTGGGCCTCGGCGGCATCATGCTGTTTGGCATCCCCGAGACCCGGGACGCGGAGGGCACCGCCTCCCTCGACCCTGAAGGAGTCCTGAACAAGGCGATCAGGGACGTCCGTGCGGAGGTCGGCGACGACCTCGTCATCATGAGCGACGTTTGCCTTGACGAGTTCACCGACCACGGGCACTGCGGCGTGCTGGACGCAGAGGGCTATGTTGACAACGACCGCACAGTGGAAATCTATGCGCGGATGGCCGTAGCGCAGGCAGACGCCGGTGCCCACATGCTGGGTGCCTCCGGCATGATGGACGGCCAGGTCGGAGCCATCCGCGCCGCCCTGGACCAGGCAGGCCACACCAATACCTCCGTCATTGCCTACGCGGCCAAATACGCGTCAGCCTTCTACGGCCCGTTCCGGGAAGCTGTGGACTCCCAGCTTAAAGGCGACCGGCGAACGTACCAGATGGACGCGGGGAACCGCACCGAAGCCCTGCATGAGGTGGAACTCGACCTCGCCGAGGGGGCGGATGTGGTGATGGTGAAGCCGGCCATGAGCTACCTGGACATCGTTGCCGACGTGGCAGCCATGAGTCCGGTCCCTGTTTCCGCGTACCAGATCTCCGGGGAGTACGCCATGATCGAGGCGGCCGCCGCGAACGGCTGGATCGACCGGCGGGCCGCCATCACCGAATCCGTGCTGGGCATCCGCCGCGCCGGCGCCCACATGGTGCTGACGTACTGGGCGGCTGAGCTGGCCGGCTGGCTGAGGGAGTCCTGA
- a CDS encoding amino acid ABC transporter ATP-binding protein: MTEFASGTLTGKNLHLSFGHNHVLRGIDLHVEKGTTASVIGPSGSGKSTLLRVMNRLIEPDQGDILLDGRSVLKDNPDELRQRIGMVFQQFNLFPHKTVADNVSLALRKLRKLPQEQARAEALEQLDLVGLKHKADARPANLSGGQQQRVAIARALAMKPEVMFFDEATSALDPELVKGVLALMTDLAKGGMTMVVVTHEMGFSRNVSDTVTFMDAGVVVESGPPQQIFSEPRTDRLKNFLSDVL; encoded by the coding sequence ATGACGGAATTCGCTTCCGGAACCCTCACCGGCAAGAACCTGCACCTCTCATTCGGCCACAACCATGTTCTCCGCGGCATTGACCTGCACGTGGAGAAGGGCACCACTGCCTCGGTGATCGGCCCTTCCGGCTCCGGTAAGTCCACTCTCCTGCGGGTGATGAACCGGCTGATCGAGCCCGACCAGGGCGACATCCTGCTGGATGGCCGCTCGGTCCTGAAGGACAACCCGGATGAACTCCGGCAGCGGATCGGCATGGTGTTCCAGCAGTTCAACCTGTTTCCGCACAAGACAGTGGCGGACAACGTGTCCCTGGCGCTGCGGAAGCTCCGGAAGCTGCCGCAGGAACAGGCCCGCGCCGAGGCCCTGGAGCAGTTGGACCTGGTGGGCCTGAAGCACAAGGCAGACGCGCGTCCGGCCAACCTCTCCGGAGGCCAGCAGCAGCGCGTGGCGATCGCCCGGGCCCTCGCCATGAAGCCGGAAGTGATGTTCTTTGACGAGGCTACGTCCGCGCTCGACCCTGAGCTCGTCAAGGGCGTCCTGGCGCTCATGACGGACCTCGCTAAGGGCGGCATGACCATGGTGGTGGTGACCCACGAGATGGGCTTCTCCCGCAATGTCTCAGACACGGTGACGTTTATGGACGCGGGTGTGGTGGTGGAGTCGGGACCGCCGCAGCAGATCTTCAGCGAGCCCCGCACGGACCGCTTGAAGAACTTCCTCTCGGACGTCCTGTAG
- a CDS encoding LLM class flavin-dependent oxidoreductase: MSKEQTGAAAGSGQEPAAPDATVRDATVPGATVLGPAEPVGAGRILIGVNTFGDLGEHRDGSPQSHAQVLRQLLEQAELADAVGLHAFGVGEHHRKDYAVSAPEVFLAAAAARTTRIRLGSAVTVLSSDDPIRVFQRFSTVDALSNGRAEVMLGRGSFVESFPLFGLDLADYEVLFEEKLELFDKVRAQKPVHWEGRTRPALSGLSVYPPLERHLLPTWIGVGGTPESVLRCAQYGYPIIFAIIGGQPRAFRPLVDLYREAMSKYGHPMQQVATHSPGHVAETDEQAREELFPHWLKLRNKLGAERGWGPAGRGEFDALCAPEGALYVGSPETVARKIVLLKQNLGVDRFDLKYSNGPLPHSAMMRSIELLGTAVAPRVAELLAG; this comes from the coding sequence ATGAGTAAAGAACAAACCGGTGCTGCAGCCGGATCCGGACAGGAACCAGCCGCCCCGGATGCCACTGTCCGGGATGCCACTGTCCCGGGGGCCACTGTCCTGGGGCCCGCGGAGCCGGTGGGCGCGGGCCGGATCCTGATCGGGGTGAATACCTTCGGCGACCTCGGGGAGCACCGCGACGGCAGCCCGCAGTCGCATGCGCAAGTACTGCGCCAGCTGCTGGAGCAGGCAGAGCTGGCGGACGCCGTCGGACTTCACGCCTTTGGGGTGGGGGAGCACCACCGCAAGGACTACGCGGTCTCCGCGCCCGAAGTTTTCCTCGCCGCCGCTGCCGCCCGCACCACCCGGATCCGCCTCGGCTCCGCGGTCACGGTGCTGAGCTCGGATGACCCCATCAGGGTTTTTCAGCGGTTCTCCACGGTGGATGCCCTCTCCAACGGCCGCGCCGAAGTGATGCTGGGGCGCGGCTCATTCGTTGAATCCTTCCCCTTGTTCGGGCTGGACCTCGCGGACTATGAGGTGCTGTTCGAAGAGAAGCTCGAGCTGTTCGACAAGGTGCGGGCGCAGAAGCCTGTGCACTGGGAAGGCCGCACCAGGCCCGCCCTTTCCGGCCTGAGCGTGTACCCGCCCCTGGAACGACACCTGCTGCCCACTTGGATCGGCGTCGGCGGAACACCCGAATCGGTGCTGAGGTGCGCGCAGTACGGCTATCCGATCATCTTCGCGATCATCGGCGGGCAGCCGCGGGCCTTCCGCCCACTGGTGGACCTGTACCGGGAAGCCATGTCCAAGTACGGTCACCCGATGCAGCAGGTTGCCACGCATTCGCCCGGCCACGTGGCGGAAACGGACGAGCAGGCCCGGGAAGAGCTCTTCCCGCACTGGCTGAAACTGCGGAACAAGCTCGGGGCCGAGCGCGGCTGGGGACCTGCCGGCAGGGGAGAGTTCGACGCCCTGTGCGCGCCCGAGGGTGCCCTCTACGTCGGGTCGCCTGAAACCGTGGCCCGGAAGATTGTCCTGCTGAAGCAAAACCTGGGTGTGGACCGCTTCGACCTCAAGTACAGCAACGGCCCGTTGCCGCACTCCGCCATGATGCGCTCCATCGAGCTGCTGGGGACGGCGGTGGCGCCCAGGGTGGCCGAACTGCTTGCCGGGTAG
- a CDS encoding MGMT family protein, which yields MRIEYVEAVLALVRLVPAGSAVSYGDVAELLGTGGPRQVGSVMSHYGSAVPWWRILKASGQAPEGHEAEALRHYLREGTVLTGAYEAYLCTGEGSWRVDLSTSRWAPTDDAFDQIEAIAGELQRRLRTLSVADDGMSA from the coding sequence ATGCGGATTGAGTATGTAGAGGCGGTACTGGCCCTCGTGAGGCTGGTGCCGGCAGGGTCCGCGGTCTCGTACGGCGACGTCGCCGAACTCCTGGGAACGGGCGGGCCCAGGCAGGTGGGCTCGGTCATGAGCCACTACGGCAGCGCCGTTCCCTGGTGGCGCATCCTCAAAGCCAGCGGCCAGGCACCAGAGGGCCACGAAGCCGAAGCCCTCCGTCACTACCTCCGGGAGGGAACCGTGCTGACGGGCGCCTACGAGGCCTATCTGTGCACGGGAGAAGGGTCCTGGCGGGTAGACCTTTCAACCTCACGCTGGGCGCCGACCGATGACGCCTTCGACCAGATCGAGGCCATTGCCGGCGAGCTGCAGCGCCGGCTCCGGACATTGTCAGTGGCTGATGATGGAATGTCGGCGTGA
- a CDS encoding 3'-5' exonuclease → MSTWNTLPRAAFDLETTGRNSRAARIVTASVTVVDHKGEVITEHEWLADPGVEIPTEASDVHGITTEQARREGRPAREVTQELAAVLQGLFDDGTPVIAFNASYDFTVLAAESARYGVPQLTRFPVLDPYIMNKQVDRYRKGKRTLTALCEEYGVVLDNAHTSAADALATLRVLDAMAGKFPKLSMPASQLHQLQVDWAVSQAADFQGYLRKTKPAAVIEGDWPVLPPQDATTGGF, encoded by the coding sequence ATGAGTACCTGGAACACCCTTCCCCGCGCAGCCTTCGACCTCGAGACCACCGGCCGCAACTCGCGTGCAGCCCGCATTGTCACGGCGTCAGTGACTGTTGTGGACCACAAGGGCGAGGTCATCACAGAGCATGAGTGGCTGGCCGATCCAGGGGTTGAAATACCCACCGAAGCCAGCGATGTGCATGGCATCACCACTGAGCAGGCCAGACGCGAAGGCAGGCCGGCCCGCGAGGTGACGCAGGAGCTCGCGGCAGTGCTGCAGGGGCTTTTCGACGACGGAACTCCCGTCATCGCGTTCAACGCCAGCTATGACTTCACCGTGCTCGCAGCCGAGTCGGCCCGCTACGGGGTCCCGCAACTTACGCGGTTTCCTGTCCTGGACCCTTACATCATGAACAAGCAGGTGGACCGCTACCGCAAAGGCAAGCGCACCCTCACGGCCTTGTGCGAAGAGTATGGTGTGGTCCTGGACAACGCCCATACGTCGGCCGCTGATGCCCTCGCCACCCTGCGGGTCCTGGATGCCATGGCCGGGAAATTCCCGAAACTGAGCATGCCGGCCAGCCAGTTGCACCAGCTTCAGGTGGATTGGGCAGTGAGCCAGGCTGCAGATTTCCAGGGCTACCTCCGCAAGACCAAGCCGGCTGCTGTTATCGAAGGCGACTGGCCGGTGCTCCCGCCCCAGGACGCAACCACCGGCGGTTTCTAG
- a CDS encoding amino acid ABC transporter permease produces the protein MDYLTRLGETFLDWKQIAEVLPSMFTVGLPNTLLLAITSGLIGAFFGLVLALMGISRNPVARWAARAYTDVFRGLPAVLTILVIGLGFGPIYREITGSNSPYPMGIAALSLMAAAYAGEIFRSGIQSVEKGQLEASRALGFGYGPSMRLVVVPQGIRRVLPALMNQFIALIKDSSLVFTLGLLATERELFQIGQDAAARSGNLSPYVAAAIFYLAMTIPLTHLVNYIDHRLRTGKPEKKEPDELAAPIGKGAHA, from the coding sequence ATGGATTACCTGACACGACTCGGAGAAACCTTCCTTGACTGGAAGCAGATTGCCGAGGTTCTGCCAAGCATGTTCACGGTGGGCCTGCCCAATACGTTGCTGCTGGCGATCACATCAGGCCTGATCGGGGCATTCTTCGGCCTGGTCCTGGCTCTCATGGGGATCTCCCGGAACCCAGTGGCACGGTGGGCCGCCCGGGCGTACACGGACGTTTTCCGCGGGCTGCCCGCTGTCCTCACCATCCTGGTCATCGGCCTTGGATTCGGGCCGATATATCGGGAAATCACGGGTAGCAACAGCCCTTACCCGATGGGCATTGCGGCTCTGTCCCTCATGGCCGCCGCCTACGCGGGCGAAATCTTCCGCTCCGGCATCCAGAGCGTTGAGAAGGGCCAGTTGGAGGCGTCGAGGGCCCTGGGCTTCGGCTACGGCCCGTCGATGCGGCTCGTGGTGGTGCCCCAAGGCATCCGCCGGGTGCTTCCGGCCCTGATGAACCAGTTCATTGCCTTGATCAAGGACTCTTCGCTGGTCTTCACCTTGGGCTTGCTGGCCACGGAACGCGAGCTGTTCCAGATCGGCCAGGACGCTGCAGCACGCAGCGGCAATTTGTCACCGTACGTTGCCGCCGCCATCTTCTATTTGGCCATGACCATCCCGCTCACACATCTGGTGAACTACATCGACCACCGGCTGCGAACCGGAAAGCCGGAGAAGAAGGAACCGGATGAGCTGGCAGCACCTATCGGTAAGGGGGCACACGCATGA
- the hemL gene encoding glutamate-1-semialdehyde 2,1-aminomutase codes for MTSSNPRNEALFDRARQLMPGGVNSPVRAFGSVGGTPRFMVSAKGPYLTDADGNEYVDLVCSWGPALLGHAHPAVLEAVHAAVDRGLSFGASTPDEANLAAIVQERVPAAERVRMVSTGTEATMTAVRLARGFTGRNLIIKFAGCYHGHLDGLLAAAGSGVATLALPGSAGVTEATAAETLVLPYNDLTAVKEAFAAHGPNIAAVITEAAPANMGVVTPGEGFNLGLSRITREHGALLIVDEVLTGFRTGYSGYWGLTGGAPDAAEPWTPDLLTFGKVIGGGMPTAALGGRADIMDHLAPIGPVYQAGTLSGNPVAMAAGVATLTHATRDVYSYIDVRSLELSSALSSALDAAGVDHSIQFAGNLFSVAFGTSARGVHNYADAQAQESFRYAPFFHSMLESGVYLPPSVFEAWFLSAAHDDAAMNRIFDALPAAAKAAAAAQG; via the coding sequence ATGACTTCCAGCAATCCTCGCAACGAGGCACTCTTCGACCGCGCCCGCCAGCTGATGCCGGGCGGAGTCAATTCTCCCGTCCGGGCCTTCGGGTCCGTCGGCGGAACTCCGCGCTTTATGGTTTCCGCCAAAGGCCCATACCTGACGGACGCCGACGGCAACGAATATGTGGACCTGGTCTGCTCCTGGGGACCGGCGCTGCTGGGCCACGCACACCCCGCCGTACTGGAGGCGGTCCATGCAGCCGTGGACCGCGGCCTGTCCTTCGGGGCGTCCACTCCCGACGAAGCGAACCTGGCGGCGATAGTCCAGGAACGCGTCCCTGCCGCTGAGCGGGTCCGAATGGTGTCCACCGGCACCGAAGCCACCATGACCGCCGTGCGGCTGGCCCGCGGCTTCACCGGCCGGAACCTCATTATCAAGTTCGCCGGCTGCTACCACGGCCACCTCGACGGGCTGCTGGCCGCTGCGGGCTCCGGCGTGGCCACCCTCGCGCTGCCCGGTTCCGCCGGCGTCACCGAAGCCACGGCTGCCGAAACCCTGGTGCTGCCCTACAACGACCTCACCGCCGTCAAGGAAGCCTTCGCGGCCCACGGACCCAACATCGCCGCCGTCATCACCGAGGCTGCGCCGGCCAACATGGGTGTGGTCACACCCGGCGAAGGCTTCAACCTGGGCCTGTCCCGCATCACCCGCGAACACGGTGCGCTGCTCATTGTGGACGAGGTCCTCACAGGGTTCCGCACCGGCTACTCCGGCTACTGGGGCCTCACCGGCGGCGCGCCTGACGCCGCCGAGCCGTGGACCCCGGACCTGCTCACCTTCGGCAAGGTCATCGGTGGAGGAATGCCGACGGCGGCCCTCGGCGGACGCGCCGACATCATGGACCACCTCGCGCCGATCGGCCCCGTGTACCAGGCCGGGACGCTCTCCGGGAACCCGGTGGCCATGGCTGCCGGTGTGGCCACGCTGACCCACGCCACCCGCGACGTCTACTCCTACATCGACGTCCGGTCGCTGGAACTCTCCTCGGCACTGTCCAGTGCCCTGGATGCCGCCGGTGTGGACCACTCCATCCAGTTCGCCGGCAACCTGTTCTCTGTGGCCTTCGGGACTTCGGCCCGCGGCGTGCACAACTACGCCGACGCCCAGGCGCAGGAAAGTTTCCGCTATGCGCCGTTCTTCCACTCGATGCTTGAGTCCGGCGTCTACCTGCCGCCGTCGGTCTTCGAAGCCTGGTTCCTGTCCGCCGCGCACGACGACGCTGCCATGAACCGGATCTTCGACGCACTTCCGGCCGCAGCAAAGGCGGCGGCAGCCGCGCAAGGCTAG
- a CDS encoding uroporphyrinogen-III synthase gives MADSTADAVARSGSGKPLTGTRVLITRSPERSLPLVAALEEAGAVALLLPLIDFERAADQHSLDVACDALGAGAFDWLVISSATTVHVLNAKARERGLTLLQWIPAGTRIAAIGPACRRLLEDAGLPVALMPRDEQSAAGLLKVWPAGAGKVLLPQADIAPARLAAGLAAAGSTVSAVTAYRTVDYPAAAERRLAIPLEDDRPGLRAPSYSLLAPEAAAADIAAGRIHAVVAASPSAVRRISSLSPLHGCRLVVIGRSTAEQAAALGLTVAATAVEPTPLGLVAAVETALGSGGAAGEPP, from the coding sequence ATGGCGGACAGCACAGCCGACGCCGTCGCCCGCTCCGGGAGCGGGAAGCCGCTCACTGGGACCCGGGTATTGATCACCCGCAGCCCGGAACGCTCGCTGCCCCTCGTGGCGGCCCTCGAGGAGGCCGGCGCGGTGGCGCTCCTGCTGCCCCTGATCGACTTCGAACGCGCCGCGGACCAGCACTCTCTGGATGTGGCCTGCGATGCGCTCGGTGCCGGCGCGTTTGACTGGCTGGTGATCAGCAGCGCCACCACTGTCCACGTGCTCAACGCCAAGGCACGTGAACGCGGCCTGACGCTGCTGCAATGGATTCCCGCAGGCACCCGGATCGCCGCGATAGGACCGGCCTGCCGGAGGCTCCTCGAAGACGCCGGCCTGCCAGTGGCGCTGATGCCCCGGGACGAACAGTCGGCCGCAGGGCTGCTCAAGGTGTGGCCCGCCGGCGCCGGCAAGGTGTTGCTTCCCCAGGCGGACATTGCACCCGCGCGCCTCGCTGCCGGACTGGCGGCGGCAGGCAGCACCGTTTCGGCAGTGACCGCCTACCGCACTGTCGACTATCCGGCGGCCGCGGAGCGCAGGCTCGCCATTCCCCTGGAGGACGACCGACCGGGGCTGCGGGCGCCGTCGTACTCCCTCCTGGCGCCGGAAGCAGCCGCCGCGGACATCGCGGCCGGACGAATCCATGCAGTGGTGGCTGCCTCGCCCAGCGCCGTCAGGCGGATTTCGTCCCTTTCGCCACTCCACGGCTGCCGCCTGGTGGTGATTGGACGGTCGACGGCGGAACAGGCCGCCGCACTGGGCCTCACCGTTGCAGCAACCGCTGTTGAACCCACGCCGCTCGGACTGGTGGCCGCCGTCGAAACGGCACTCGGCTCAGGAGGAGCGGCCGGCGAGCCGCCGTAA